Within the Emticicia oligotrophica DSM 17448 genome, the region GTAATATTCAAGGTTTTAACGCCTTTTGCACCTCTTGAAGTAATTCTGTATTCATCAACATCAGAACGTTTTCCGTAGCCTTTATCAGAAACTACTAAAAGCTGCGTTTCAGGTCTAGATACACAAACCATTCCTATCGCACGATCTCCATCTTCAAGGTTAATACCTCTAACCCCTGTTGCTGTTCGACCCATTGGACGGGTTCCAGATTCATGGAAACGAACCACTTTACCATTACGTGCAGCAATCACAATATCATTATCACCATTCGTAAGAGCTACATCTAATAGATTATCTCCTTCGTTGATATTTATTGCAATGATACCTCCTTGGCGTGGACGAGAATAGGCTTCTAAAAGTGTTTTCTTCACTGTACCATCTTCTGTACACATCACTATATAGTTATTACTAATATAATCTGCATCAGAAAGTGTCTTTACATTCAATACTGCTTGAATTTTATCATCAGCTTCGATATTGATTAGATTCTGTATGGCACGACCTTTAGAAGTTTTTGAACCCTCTGGAACTTCAAATACACGCATCCAGAACAGACGTCCTTTTCTTGTAAAAATTAGCAAATAATTGTGGTTAGTTGCCGCAAATAAGTGCTCTGTATAATCTTCGTCTTTGGTCTTTACGCCACGAGAACCTGTACCTCCACGGCCTTGAGTACGATATTCTTGTAAAGGTGTACGCTTGATATAACCTTGATGAGAAATCGTTACAAGCATTTCGTCATCAGGGATCATATCCTCAATACTGAACTCACCAGAAGCCATTTCAATTTTTGAGCGGCGTTCATCACCATAACGGGCTTTAAGTTCAGCTAATTCATCTTTGATAATATTACGTTTACGTTCTTCTGAAGCTAAAATAGAGCGTAAATCATCAATTAATGCCTTAATTTCATTGTATTCAGCTAATATTTTATCTTGCTCTAAGCCTGTCAAGCGTTGTAAACGCATATCCAAAATAGCTTTCGCTTGAATTTCACTCAAAATGATACCACTTGAAGTATCAATATCGTAAGTTTCTGCAATTTGAAGTCGTTGTAAGCCATTTACCAAGAATTCTTCTTTTTCTTTGGCTGTCATAAAATCACCAGCCATTAAAGCTGCTTTAGCTTCATCAGCATCTCTCGACTTACGAATAAGAGCAATAACAGCATCTAAATAGTCAAGTGCGATTAATAAACCAACTAAGATATGAGCACGCTTTTGAGCTTCTTTTAAATCATATTGTGTACGTCGAGTAATAATCTCTAAACGGTGCTCAACATAAAAACGAATCATATCTTTCAAGTTCACCGTCACTGGGCGGCCCTTCGAAAGAGCTACGTTATTGATACTAAATGATGACTGTAATTCAGTGTACTTATAAAGGTTATTCAATACCACATTTGGCACTGCATCTTTGCGTAAATCATACACGATACGCATTCCTTCACGGTCAGATTCATCTCTAATATCTGAAATACCCTCAATTTTTTTATCATTAATTAGACCCGCTGTTTTCTCAATTAAAGCAGCCTTATTAACCATATAAGGAATTTCTGTAACTACGATTTGGTCTTTACCTGTTTTCGAAACTTCAAAATTCGCTACCGCTCTAATAATGATACGACCTCTACCCGTTTCAAAAGCAGACTTAACACCACTGTAACCATAGATAACCCCACCTGTTGGAAAATCTGGAGCTTTTACGTGTTGCATTAACTCTTCAACAGTAATATCATAATTATCAATATACGCCCTTATTCCATCTACAACTTCGCTAAGGTTGTGCGGTGCCATATTGGTAGCCATACCAACGGCGATACCTGATGACCCATTCAAGAGCAAGTTTGGAATTTTTGCTGGTAGAACGGTTGGTTCTTCGAGTGAATCATCAAAGTTCGGTTGAAAATCAACGGTTTCTTTATTGATATCTGCCAATAATTCTTCCGAAATACGCTTCAAACGAGCTTCAGTATAACGCATCGCAGCTGGCGAGTCGCCATCGATTGAGCCAAAGTTACCCTGGCCATCAACCAATAAATAACGTAACGACCACGGTTGGGCCATACGCACCATTGTCATGTATACCGATGAGTCGCCATGTGGGTGGAATTTACCTAATACCTCCCCTACAATACGAGCAGATTTCTTATATGCACGATTATGATATACACCAAGTTCTGCCATACCAAATAATACACGGCGATGAACTGGTTTCAAGCCATCACGTACATCAGGTAAGGCACGAGAGATAATAACTGACATTGAATAATCAATGTACGCCCCTCGCATTTCGTCTTCGATGTTTATTGGGATAATAGTGCCGTTGTTGGAAGATTGGGAATCGTCGCCCTCTGGAATTAAATTTTCTGTTTCCTCAGCCATTAGCCTTTAATTTAACTTTAATGAAGATGATTATATAATTTTTTTAGGTTTTTATTGTACTTTTTAGATTTCAATATATACAAATTTACTATTTTTTAGCGGATTTTGCAAGGATAAAACAGGGTTTGAATCGAAAAAAGATACTTTTTTAGCAAAAGAAATATGTCATTTAATACTTATTATATAAATATTTATTAATATATTTATAATACTTTTTGTTTTTATTATACTTATATAATCAATTATGAATACCGTTAAATAAAATTTAATTACTTATTAATAATTAAATTGTAATGTTGAAATAGAGCGTGGAGCCCATAACTCAAAAAAAACGGGGCGACCCCGAAAAGCCAAATGAGTAGGAAAAACAAAACTACGTGAAACTATGCCTAAGTATGTAATCGAAAGAGAAATTTCTGGTGCAGGAAATTTAACTGCTGAACAATTGAAAGGTATTTCACAAACCTCTTGTGGCGTACTAAACATTTTAGGACCGCAAATCCAATGGGTTTATAGTTATGTAACTGCTGATAAAATTTACTGTATTTATAATGCACCCAGATTCGCGAACACGCCTCACAAGGAGGATTTCCAGCCAACTCAGTAAGTAAAGTTTCAACAATCATTGAACTAACTACTGCAGAATAATTTAGATAATTAAGGCAGTAAACTAAATAAGAATATCGTCTCAATTATTATAAAAATTTACCGAATCATTTTCAATAATTATATTAATTTTTCTTATCATTTTATTTACTATATCGGAAATATAATTTAATAAAGTTTAATCCATTATATTGCAAAGAGCATTTATAAATAAATATTAATAATGATAAGAAGTATTTTAACCTTTATTACTTTAACTCTTCTCCCTATAAATAAATGGCGGGCAGGAAGTGCCTATGCTTTAGAAGGCAATATCTATACTTTGAGTTGCTTTGTTTCTGGACCTTCTAACGAATGGACTTACAACGAAAAATTGAATATTATCAATAAACTCAATGAAAGCACTCAGTGGATTACCCAACAAGCCAATAAAGAAGGAATTAGTACTCAGTTTGAAGGTGGTAATTTTGGATTGAAGCAAGATATCAAAATGGATATTGCCAGCGGTACAGCCTCTGGTAATGAAGCAGTTGATTTGGTTTCTAAGGTATTGCAACAAGTTGGTTATAAAAATCCCTTGGTATTTGATAGCTGGGTTAAGAAAAATACAAAATGCACAAATGCACATGTGATTATTTTCATGAAAGGAAAAGGCAATGGTTATGCAATGCCGTATAAAGACGACATGGATAAGGAAAAATACTTTGTTGAAGGAGCTATTTTATACGAGAAATACTTAAACAATTCAGATTTAGCCTCGGCCTCCATTGCTCATGAAATTTTACATCTTTATGGCGGTTGGGATTTATACAAAACATTTTCTCAAACAAAAGATAGAGAAGAAAAAGCAAAAGAACTTTTCCCGAATTCAATTATGCTACGAACTTCATATAATATTAAAGAATTAGAAATAGATGAAGTTACAAAATGGCTTATCGGTTGGAACAAAAAACCTAAAGAATGGTATGAGTGGTTTAGGCCCAAAGGCGAATAATAAAAAAGGCTTGGAGATTCCAAGCCTTTTTGCTACTGTAATAAATCTGGTCTGCGTGCTTGTGTTCGTTTGATTGATTGCTCCAAACGCCACTCCGCAATTTTTTTCTCATGTCCAGATAATAATATCTCAGGCACTTTCCATCCTTCAAAATCAGCAGGCCTTGTATATACTGGTGGAGCTAAAAGGTTATCTTGGAAAGAATCTGTAAGTGCTGAAGTCTCATCATTCAATACACCTGGAATCAAACGTATGATAGCATCACTTACCACAGCCGCAGGCAGCTCTCCGCCAGAAAGAACATAATCACCAATAGATATTTCTTTGGTTATGAAATGTTCTCTTACCCGTTCATCAATTCCTTTATAATGTCCACAAAGAATCATTAAATTTTTTGACATTGAGAGTCGGTTTGCTACTTTTTGTTCGAAACGTTCGCCATCAGGAGTCATGTAAATTATTTCGTCATAAATTCTAATATTTTGCAAACTACGAATACAACGAGCAATTGTCTCAATTCCGAGAACCATTCCTGCTCCACCCCCAAAGGCATAATCATCAATTTGTTTTTGCTTATGTGTGGAGTAATCACGTAGGTCATGAATTACTACTTCGGCGTGCCCAGCTTCTTTAGCTCTCTTCAAGATTGAATGGTCAAAGAAACTATCTAACAATCGTGGCACACACGAAATGATATCAATTCGTAAACCTGCACTATTAGTTATTTCGGTATTCAAATTTTCGTTTTCCATGATTTTTATACAAACCTATTGTTCATCCTCATCTGCATCATCAGGCAATTCATTGCCTTCCTCTAAATACACTTCTAATAAGCCTTGAGGTAAGCTAGTGTACAACTCTTTTTTATCACGGTCAACTGTTTTTACAATTTCATCACTAATAGGAATTAATATTTCCTTATTTTGATAAACCATTGCAATTAAGTCTTGTACCTCAGCCGTATAAACTGCCGATACTCTCCCTAATTTCCCGTACGAATCATCCACAATATCAAAGTCAATAATTTCATGGTAGTAGAATTGGTCATCATCTAGTTCTTCAAGGTTGTCATTGGGCAAATACAAATCACAATTGACAATTTTTTGAGCGGCCTCAATGCTATTTATATCTTCAAACTTAATAATTGACTTATTAGGTCTGATTTGAATCTCTTCTACAAAGTGAGGTACTAACTCACCCTTAATTTCTACTAATACAGAATCAAGATCTTCATATTCTTCTGGATAATCTACATCCAACCAAATAGTAAGCTCGCCTTTCAAACCATGTGTTTTGGTGAGGCGTCCGAGTAGATAACAATCTTCTTTTGTCATATCAGCGGATTTTTATTTTCTTCAATAATTTTTCTTAAAAAAAAACCTCGCTTTAAGGGCGAGGATTTTTTGTATGATAACATTAATTGCCAAGAATTAAGCCTCTGTTGTTTCTTCTGAAGCTTCAGCTGCAGGAGCCTCTTCAGTTGTTTCTTCAGTTGCTGTTGCTGCGGCCGCTGCTTCTTCAGCTGCTTTTTGTTGAGCTGCTTCCATGTCAGCACGCTTTTTCTTTTCAGCTTCGAAAGCTGCTTTTTTAGCAGCATCTTTGCCTTCAGTTAATTTAGCAATTTTTGCTTCTCTTTTTGCGTCTTTTTCTTTAGCCCAAGCTTCGAAACGTGCGTCAGCCACTTCTTGAGTGATAGCACCTTTTGCTACACCAACTTGTAAGTGTTTTTTCAACATCACACCTCTTACAGATAAGATTTTCTTGGTTGTATCTGTTGGTTCTGCACCTACCATTAACCAATATACAGCTCTGTCGTCTTTCAACGTAATACCAGCTGGTGTTGATTGTGGGTTGTACTGACCTAATTTCTCGATGAATTTACCATCGCGAGGTGAGCGTGAGTCTGCTACTACGATATCGTAGATAGGAGCTTGCTTGCGTCCTCTTCTTGCTAATCTGATTTTAACTGCCATTTGTTCTTTTAGATTTAAAGCTGGGGAGCTCGTCCCCGTTTTTATTTGGACTGCAAAGGTATTACTATTACCTTGGAAATCAAACAATTAAGCTCTTTTTTATTATAAAATGGTCAAAAACTCTAATTTTAGGGGATTTTATCTGCATTTTAATATTTTAGAGAAGAAAAATAAGCCTGTAAGCCGAATTCTGTATAGTTATAAAAACTATTCTTATCATTTATCTCGAACAAGTATCACTACTTGCCTCTATCAACCTACCCTCCGACTCGAACGAGCAGCTCTTAACGCCGAGCAAATGCTCAACGAAACGCCGGTTTATTTGGTCTTTCAGCTCATGAGGTTTACCATGCCTCGTTTGTCACCAACCGAGCGGTAGGCTCTTACCCTACCTTTTCACCTTTTCCGCATTACTACGGTAGTTTGTTTTCTGTTGCACTGGCTGTAAATAATTAGTCACCCAATTATCTCCTACCCGTTAGGTAGCATGATGCTCTATGCTGTTCGGACTTTCCTCAGTTATTAATAAACCGCGATAAGACAGCTTATTTTTCTAATTGCAAAAATACAAAAAACCTGCAAGGTCATTGCAGGTTTTATAGAATTTCTGATTTATATAATTAAAGCCCTTCTACTTTTACCTCAATTTTACCCTTTGCCGTTACCAATGCTACAATACTCGTTGGTGTGAGATAGACCTTATCTGGTTGAACACTATCAATTTTACCGCTTAACTTCACTCCTTTTTTATATTCGGTATTCATAGAAGTTTCAATATTTTGCTTAGCATAAGTAATAAGCTCATCAACTGGTATACCGAATTCATCTTCAATCATCTTTACAAGCTTACCCTCTAAGAGCCATGCTGCAGCTTTAGCTAATATATTTTTGGTTTTAATATCAAATTGCGTATCCGATAATACTATTTTTTTCTTGTTTGGGTCATATACGGGTATCCCTTTTATATAGATTGTTCCTTTAAGACTCCCTTTAATATCAGCTTTGATTACTAAAAACTCATCACTACCATAAATATCAATCCCAGTAATTTCAATTTTATACCTACCCTCTTGAAATTCATACGTTTGTCCAACAAACATCTTCTGAGCAATGGCTGCAGCTTCTGTAAATAAAACATCACTCATGAGTCCAACTTGAAAATCATTCGAAATACCCGTTACAATTTTCAAATTAGGCACATTACTCACTGCAAATGGCGTAAAAGGTCGTTCACCAGTGAGTGTTTCAGTGTATGCTTTAATGCCTATTACAGATTTAATGTTTCTGCCCACAGTTCTTAGTGGAACCATAGAAATTTCAAGTGGCGTAAATTTTACCCAAGTACGATATTCTTCTGAAACCAAATATGGTTGTGTTGAAGCATTCCAAGCTTGAATTACATAAGGCTTCAAAGTCATGTTTTTAGCGACTGCATCATCTAGAGACTTCGCAAACTTGGAATGATTACCATCAATAATTTTTCCAATAATAAAATCAATTGGTACATCAAAACCTACATTTAACTTGGGTTTTGTAATCCATTCGTAGCCATTAGGGGTAGTAAAGGTTTGAACTGACCAATCGGGCTTAATGGTGAATTTTGTAGAGAATTTAAGATTCATCTCAAATTCTACTGGAATATACTTCATATAACCAAAAGCTCCTATTCCTTTTTCAGCCCAAACTTTTATTGGTACTGTAAAATCGAAAACATCATTAGTAGCGGCCGTAATTACGATATTTGATTTCTTCCAAACTTTACATTTGAAGTTATCATTGTTATCATCAGTATAACTATTATCTTCATAAATCAGACCATATACTGTGGTGTTGATTTGTTTTTCGATATCACTCATGGCAATATCGAAAGGAATACTAATATTTGAAAAAACTTTTTGCACGACTACGGTATCTTGTAAA harbors:
- a CDS encoding DUF4403 family protein, with the translated sequence MKSKKAILTLKTLAFISSFFLAHVVVAQKANPEAPAESYLQDTVVVQKVFSNISIPFDIAMSDIEKQINTTVYGLIYEDNSYTDDNNDNFKCKVWKKSNIVITAATNDVFDFTVPIKVWAEKGIGAFGYMKYIPVEFEMNLKFSTKFTIKPDWSVQTFTTPNGYEWITKPKLNVGFDVPIDFIIGKIIDGNHSKFAKSLDDAVAKNMTLKPYVIQAWNASTQPYLVSEEYRTWVKFTPLEISMVPLRTVGRNIKSVIGIKAYTETLTGERPFTPFAVSNVPNLKIVTGISNDFQVGLMSDVLFTEAAAIAQKMFVGQTYEFQEGRYKIEITGIDIYGSDEFLVIKADIKGSLKGTIYIKGIPVYDPNKKKIVLSDTQFDIKTKNILAKAAAWLLEGKLVKMIEDEFGIPVDELITYAKQNIETSMNTEYKKGVKLSGKIDSVQPDKVYLTPTSIVALVTAKGKIEVKVEGL
- a CDS encoding 30S ribosomal protein S16, whose protein sequence is MAVKIRLARRGRKQAPIYDIVVADSRSPRDGKFIEKLGQYNPQSTPAGITLKDDRAVYWLMVGAEPTDTTKKILSVRGVMLKKHLQVGVAKGAITQEVADARFEAWAKEKDAKREAKIAKLTEGKDAAKKAAFEAEKKKRADMEAAQQKAAEEAAAAATATEETTEEAPAAEASEETTEA
- a CDS encoding DUF4242 domain-containing protein; the protein is MPKYVIEREISGAGNLTAEQLKGISQTSCGVLNILGPQIQWVYSYVTADKIYCIYNAPRFANTPHKEDFQPTQ
- the trmD gene encoding tRNA (guanosine(37)-N1)-methyltransferase TrmD; translated protein: MENENLNTEITNSAGLRIDIISCVPRLLDSFFDHSILKRAKEAGHAEVVIHDLRDYSTHKQKQIDDYAFGGGAGMVLGIETIARCIRSLQNIRIYDEIIYMTPDGERFEQKVANRLSMSKNLMILCGHYKGIDERVREHFITKEISIGDYVLSGGELPAAVVSDAIIRLIPGVLNDETSALTDSFQDNLLAPPVYTRPADFEGWKVPEILLSGHEKKIAEWRLEQSIKRTQARRPDLLQ
- the gyrA gene encoding DNA gyrase subunit A, which produces MAEETENLIPEGDDSQSSNNGTIIPINIEDEMRGAYIDYSMSVIISRALPDVRDGLKPVHRRVLFGMAELGVYHNRAYKKSARIVGEVLGKFHPHGDSSVYMTMVRMAQPWSLRYLLVDGQGNFGSIDGDSPAAMRYTEARLKRISEELLADINKETVDFQPNFDDSLEEPTVLPAKIPNLLLNGSSGIAVGMATNMAPHNLSEVVDGIRAYIDNYDITVEELMQHVKAPDFPTGGVIYGYSGVKSAFETGRGRIIIRAVANFEVSKTGKDQIVVTEIPYMVNKAALIEKTAGLINDKKIEGISDIRDESDREGMRIVYDLRKDAVPNVVLNNLYKYTELQSSFSINNVALSKGRPVTVNLKDMIRFYVEHRLEIITRRTQYDLKEAQKRAHILVGLLIALDYLDAVIALIRKSRDADEAKAALMAGDFMTAKEKEEFLVNGLQRLQIAETYDIDTSSGIILSEIQAKAILDMRLQRLTGLEQDKILAEYNEIKALIDDLRSILASEERKRNIIKDELAELKARYGDERRSKIEMASGEFSIEDMIPDDEMLVTISHQGYIKRTPLQEYRTQGRGGTGSRGVKTKDEDYTEHLFAATNHNYLLIFTRKGRLFWMRVFEVPEGSKTSKGRAIQNLINIEADDKIQAVLNVKTLSDADYISNNYIVMCTEDGTVKKTLLEAYSRPRQGGIIAININEGDNLLDVALTNGDNDIVIAARNGKVVRFHESGTRPMGRTATGVRGINLEDGDRAIGMVCVSRPETQLLVVSDKGYGKRSDVDEYRITSRGAKGVKTLNITEKTGNLVAIKEVTDDDDLMIITKKGVAIRIKVSDLRVMGRNTQGVKLIRMSDTDDIASVTRIIREDEEESEVNGEENTAAGEETVTVE
- the rimM gene encoding ribosome maturation factor RimM (Essential for efficient processing of 16S rRNA), which codes for MTKEDCYLLGRLTKTHGLKGELTIWLDVDYPEEYEDLDSVLVEIKGELVPHFVEEIQIRPNKSIIKFEDINSIEAAQKIVNCDLYLPNDNLEELDDDQFYYHEIIDFDIVDDSYGKLGRVSAVYTAEVQDLIAMVYQNKEILIPISDEIVKTVDRDKKELYTSLPQGLLEVYLEEGNELPDDADEDEQ